In the genome of Gemmatimonadales bacterium, one region contains:
- a CDS encoding Uma2 family endonuclease, whose amino-acid sequence MALPAYFTADDVRAIPEDGKRYETVHGKLFVTPAPGLWHQVVIARLTGVLFQYLVRHGLEALLTSPADISWSDDTLVQPDLFVADLDESIRTGRWSDVEELLLVVEVLSPSTGRADRFTKRRLYQEQRIPVYWIVNIDEREIEVWTPDATRPVIERGSFDWRHPALDESVTVDVAHLLNVGPTIH is encoded by the coding sequence ATGGCGCTACCGGCGTATTTCACTGCCGACGACGTTCGCGCGATTCCCGAAGACGGGAAGCGCTACGAGACCGTCCACGGTAAGCTCTTCGTGACTCCCGCTCCAGGCCTGTGGCATCAGGTCGTTATTGCGCGACTGACCGGCGTCCTCTTTCAGTATCTCGTGCGCCACGGCCTCGAAGCACTCCTCACCTCGCCGGCCGATATCTCCTGGAGCGACGATACCCTCGTCCAGCCCGACCTTTTTGTCGCCGATCTCGATGAATCCATCCGCACCGGGCGGTGGTCCGATGTGGAGGAGCTGTTGCTCGTGGTCGAAGTGCTCTCGCCATCCACCGGCCGCGCCGACCGGTTCACCAAGCGGCGGCTCTACCAGGAACAGCGGATTCCGGTGTACTGGATCGTCAACATCGACGAACGCGAGATCGAAGTATGGACCCCCGACGCGACCCGCCCCGTGATCGAGCGCGGCTCGTTCGACTGGCGTCATCCGGCGCTGGATGAGTCGGTGACCGTCGATGTGGCGCACTTGCTCAACGTCGGTCCGACGATCCACTGA
- a CDS encoding prepilin-type N-terminal cleavage/methylation domain-containing protein translates to MPSSRRGWTLIELLVVVAIIAILAAIALPRMAATKDKARMASIISDIRNSETAETSYFSDFQTFGTFGQLQTASNFNLTSGNTMTITAGASGYTATATNSQISKGATSCHIEVGGGATSGADGLILCP, encoded by the coding sequence ATGCCCTCGAGCCGGCGCGGCTGGACCTTGATCGAACTCCTCGTGGTGGTGGCGATCATCGCCATTCTCGCCGCGATCGCCCTGCCGCGGATGGCGGCGACGAAGGACAAGGCGCGGATGGCGTCGATCATCAGTGACATCCGCAACTCCGAGACGGCAGAGACGTCGTACTTCTCCGATTTCCAGACATTCGGCACGTTCGGACAGCTGCAGACGGCGAGCAATTTCAACCTGACCAGCGGCAACACGATGACGATCACCGCCGGGGCGAGTGGCTACACGGCGACAGCGACCAATTCACAGATCTCGAAGGGGGCGACGTCGTGCCATATCGAGGTCGGCGGCGGGGCGACGTCGGGGGCGGACGGGCTGATTCTCTGTCCGTGA